A stretch of the Polaribacter pacificus genome encodes the following:
- a CDS encoding family 10 glycosylhydrolase, with product MKQIILFILLSVLFSCKTNTSKEPSKKKTFTFSSWGSAGANFKEQDWEKKLTYYDSLGISELLIGASPAILAKLVPMAAKKNIKIHGWMWTLNRPGDTVAKKHPEWYAVNRKGQNSLDYRAYVDYYQWLSPFHPGARNHIINNAKKLMEVKGLASVHLDYVRYPDVILGADLQPKYNLVQETEMPEYDYDYHPIARAEFKKIFDKDPLNFKHPELSTEWRQFRLNAITSLVNEISDLAHAKKLKVTAAVFPFPEMSRQMVRQAWNDWNLDTAYPMLYQNFYRENINWIGFATKQGVSDVSFPVISGLYAPGLKDPADLEKAIRIAKKNGASGISIFTADGLSKEQKAVFVKLKKEWGIK from the coding sequence ATGAAACAAATCATCCTTTTTATACTGCTTTCTGTTTTGTTTTCTTGTAAAACAAACACCTCCAAAGAACCTTCTAAAAAAAAGACATTTACTTTTAGCTCCTGGGGTTCAGCGGGTGCTAATTTTAAAGAACAAGACTGGGAAAAGAAACTAACCTATTATGATTCTTTGGGGATTAGTGAGCTTTTAATAGGAGCTTCTCCTGCGATTTTAGCAAAGTTAGTTCCGATGGCCGCTAAAAAAAACATTAAAATTCACGGCTGGATGTGGACACTTAACAGACCCGGTGACACTGTGGCTAAAAAACATCCCGAATGGTATGCAGTAAACAGAAAGGGTCAAAACTCATTAGACTACAGAGCGTATGTAGATTATTATCAATGGCTTAGCCCTTTTCATCCAGGTGCTAGAAATCACATTATTAACAATGCCAAAAAGCTAATGGAAGTAAAGGGATTGGCTTCTGTTCATTTGGATTATGTTAGATACCCTGACGTTATTTTGGGAGCCGACTTACAACCCAAATACAATTTAGTCCAAGAGACAGAAATGCCAGAATACGATTACGATTACCATCCAATAGCAAGAGCGGAATTCAAAAAAATCTTTGACAAAGACCCACTAAATTTTAAACACCCTGAACTATCTACAGAGTGGCGTCAATTTCGACTAAATGCAATCACGAGTTTAGTGAATGAAATTAGTGACCTAGCACATGCAAAAAAATTAAAAGTAACGGCTGCTGTATTCCCTTTTCCAGAAATGTCTCGCCAAATGGTTCGTCAAGCATGGAATGATTGGAATCTAGACACCGCTTACCCAATGCTATATCAAAACTTCTACAGAGAAAACATCAACTGGATTGGTTTTGCTACCAAACAAGGTGTCTCTGACGTCAGTTTTCCTGTGATTTCTGGGCTATATGCTCCTGGGTTAAAAGACCCAGCTGATTTAGAAAAAGCAATTAGAATTGCTAAAAAAAATGGTGCCTCTGGTATTTCTATATTTACAGCGGATGGTCTTTCAAAAGAACAAAAGGCTGTTTTTGTAAAATTAAAAAAAGAATGGGGCATCAAATGA
- the gpmI gene encoding 2,3-bisphosphoglycerate-independent phosphoglycerate mutase, with translation MNKKVLLLILDGWGITQNPKVSAIFNAKTPFINSLSENFPTASLRTDGEHVGLPKGQMGNSEVGHMNLGAGRIVYQNLARINKAIDEGTLAKEETLIAAFDHAKKHNKKLHFVGLVSDGGIHSHIEHLKGLLTAAHQNQVQNVFLHAFTDGRDCDPKSGKQFIKNIEEHMQQTTGSLATVSGRYYAMDRDHRWERIKLTYDALVNGRGEMSNNALDSIQESYNNDITDEFIKPLVLTDETGAPKAKIEKDDVVIFFNFRTDRGRQLTSALTQEDYPDYQMKKLPLYFVTLTNYDDRFKDIKVIYNSDNLDNTLGEVLEKAGKKQIRIAETEKYPHVTFFFSGGREKEFIGEKRLLCPSPKVATYDLKPEMSAYEITDAIIPELEKEEVDFICLNFANGDMVGHTGNFDAAVKACEAVDICTKKVVTTALDHGYTTLLIADHGNCETMMNPDGSPNTSHTTNPVPIILIDNQLKSIKNGILGDISPTILNLMGLKKPKEMTQNSLV, from the coding sequence ATGAACAAAAAAGTACTTTTACTCATATTAGATGGCTGGGGGATTACTCAAAACCCAAAAGTATCGGCAATTTTTAATGCCAAAACACCTTTTATCAACTCTTTGTCAGAAAACTTTCCTACTGCTTCTTTAAGAACAGATGGTGAGCATGTTGGCTTGCCAAAAGGACAAATGGGTAATTCTGAAGTTGGTCATATGAACTTAGGAGCTGGTAGAATTGTTTACCAAAACTTAGCGCGTATTAACAAAGCCATCGATGAAGGTACTTTAGCAAAAGAAGAAACCCTGATAGCTGCGTTTGATCATGCTAAAAAGCACAATAAAAAATTACACTTTGTAGGCCTTGTTTCTGACGGTGGAATTCACTCTCATATTGAACATCTCAAAGGCTTATTAACTGCTGCTCATCAAAACCAAGTACAAAATGTATTTTTACACGCTTTTACAGATGGTAGAGATTGTGACCCTAAATCAGGGAAGCAGTTTATTAAGAATATAGAAGAGCATATGCAGCAGACCACAGGAAGCCTAGCTACTGTCTCTGGGAGATACTATGCTATGGACAGAGATCATCGCTGGGAACGCATAAAACTTACGTATGATGCTCTTGTAAATGGTCGTGGTGAAATGTCAAACAACGCCTTAGACAGCATCCAAGAATCCTATAACAACGATATTACAGATGAGTTTATCAAACCCCTTGTATTAACAGACGAAACGGGAGCTCCCAAAGCGAAAATTGAGAAAGATGATGTGGTCATTTTTTTTAATTTCAGAACGGATAGAGGAAGACAACTAACAAGTGCTTTAACTCAAGAAGATTATCCAGATTATCAAATGAAAAAATTGCCATTGTACTTTGTTACACTAACAAATTACGATGATCGATTTAAGGATATCAAAGTTATTTACAACAGTGATAATTTAGACAACACTTTAGGAGAAGTATTAGAAAAAGCAGGAAAAAAACAAATTAGGATTGCAGAAACAGAAAAATACCCACACGTTACTTTTTTCTTTTCTGGAGGTAGAGAAAAAGAATTTATTGGAGAAAAACGCTTATTGTGCCCTTCTCCTAAGGTAGCTACTTATGATTTGAAACCAGAAATGAGCGCCTATGAAATTACAGACGCTATCATCCCTGAGTTAGAAAAAGAAGAGGTAGATTTTATCTGTTTAAACTTTGCGAATGGCGACATGGTTGGTCATACGGGTAATTTTGACGCAGCGGTAAAAGCATGTGAAGCTGTAGATATTTGCACTAAAAAAGTAGTGACAACAGCATTGGATCATGGATATACTACACTTTTAATTGCAGACCACGGAAATTGCGAAACAATGATGAATCCAGATGGTAGTCCAAATACATCGCACACAACAAATCCTGTGCCCATCATTTTAATAGACAACCAACTAAAATCAATAAAAAATGGTATCTTGGGCGATATTTCCCCTACCATTTTAAACTTAATGGGTCTTAAAAAGCCCAAAGAAATGACACAAAATTCGCTTGTTTAA
- a CDS encoding TlpA family protein disulfide reductase: MRNIYLFCIILLMGCNTQAQKKAVKNSVGDLVGITHRSDFKQAPYNSWFDANYIAYTVDQKSISVLKDAFKDVQVKVFMGTWCGDSRRETPRFYKLLDAINFDEKNLEMITVNRSKKTPKNLEKNLNIIRVPTFIFYKKDPKTNEKKEIGRYVEYARESLEKDILKILSGKAYKHSYQN; the protein is encoded by the coding sequence ATGAGAAACATTTATTTATTTTGCATAATACTACTTATGGGCTGCAATACGCAGGCACAAAAAAAGGCTGTAAAAAATTCAGTTGGAGATTTGGTTGGAATTACGCACAGATCTGATTTCAAGCAAGCGCCGTACAACAGCTGGTTTGATGCTAATTACATAGCTTACACAGTCGATCAAAAATCTATTTCGGTTTTAAAAGATGCTTTTAAAGATGTTCAAGTGAAAGTTTTTATGGGTACTTGGTGCGGAGACAGCAGAAGAGAAACTCCTCGTTTTTATAAATTGCTAGACGCTATCAATTTTGATGAAAAGAATCTAGAAATGATCACCGTTAACCGAAGTAAAAAAACACCTAAAAACTTAGAAAAAAACCTAAATATTATTAGGGTTCCAACTTTTATTTTTTACAAAAAAGATCCAAAAACAAACGAGAAAAAAGAAATAGGAAGGTATGTAGAATACGCTAGAGAGTCTTTAGAAAAAGACATTTTAAAAATCCTTAGCGGAAAAGCCTATAAACACTCTTATCAAAATTAA
- a CDS encoding BT0820 family HAD-type phosphatase yields MIPKDCLIIAVDFDGTIVEDAYPKIGKPMLFAFETLKKLQEEGHRLILWTYRSGKALEEAVIFCKEKGIDFYAINKSYPAEEIDDTISRKIHADLFIDDRNVGGFKGWPDVYQQIFNYTPDIPKKKKGFFSRLM; encoded by the coding sequence ATGATCCCTAAAGATTGTTTAATAATAGCCGTTGACTTTGACGGAACCATTGTAGAAGATGCGTACCCAAAAATTGGAAAGCCAATGCTTTTTGCATTTGAAACATTAAAAAAACTTCAAGAAGAAGGTCATCGTTTAATCTTATGGACCTACCGATCTGGAAAAGCATTAGAGGAAGCTGTGATTTTTTGTAAAGAAAAAGGCATTGATTTTTACGCAATCAACAAAAGTTATCCCGCAGAAGAAATCGATGATACTATCAGCAGAAAAATACATGCAGATTTGTTTATTGACGATCGAAATGTAGGTGGTTTTAAAGGCTGGCCTGACGTCTATCAACAAATTTTTAACTACACACCAGATATTCCTAAAAAGAAAAAAGGCTTTTTCTCAAGACTGATGTAA
- the map gene encoding type I methionyl aminopeptidase yields the protein MIHIKTLEEIELMRESALIVSKTLGMLAKEVKPGVSTLQLDKLAEDFIRSEGAIPGFLGLYDFPNTLCMSPNAQVVHGFPTDEPLVDGDIISIDCGALKNGFYGDHAYTFEVGEVDPETKKLLDVTKQSLYEGIREFKAGNRVGDVGFAIQQYAEKHGYGVVRELVGHGLGRKMHEDPEMPNYGKRGRGKKFANGMVVAIEPMINMGTHQINQLKDGWTILTRDGKPSAHFEHDVAIVNGKPELLSTFQYIYEALGISSNEEDEFRAK from the coding sequence ATGATTCATATAAAGACACTCGAAGAAATAGAATTGATGCGAGAAAGTGCATTAATTGTTTCTAAAACCTTAGGAATGCTTGCAAAAGAAGTAAAGCCTGGAGTTAGCACCCTTCAATTGGATAAATTAGCAGAAGATTTTATTCGATCAGAAGGTGCCATACCTGGTTTCTTAGGTTTATACGACTTTCCAAACACTTTGTGTATGAGCCCAAATGCTCAAGTGGTACATGGATTTCCTACTGATGAGCCTTTGGTTGATGGAGATATTATTTCTATTGACTGTGGAGCTTTAAAAAATGGTTTTTATGGAGATCATGCCTATACTTTTGAAGTTGGAGAAGTAGATCCAGAAACAAAAAAATTACTAGACGTTACCAAACAAAGTTTGTACGAAGGAATTCGAGAATTTAAAGCCGGAAACCGAGTTGGTGATGTTGGCTTTGCTATCCAACAATATGCTGAAAAGCATGGTTATGGTGTGGTTAGAGAACTTGTAGGTCATGGCTTGGGAAGAAAAATGCACGAAGACCCAGAAATGCCTAATTATGGCAAACGCGGGAGAGGAAAGAAATTTGCTAACGGAATGGTGGTTGCAATAGAACCAATGATTAACATGGGAACTCATCAAATTAATCAGCTTAAAGATGGCTGGACAATTTTAACCAGAGACGGAAAACCATCTGCGCATTTTGAGCATGATGTAGCCATAGTCAACGGGAAACCAGAGTTACTCTCTACCTTTCAATATATCTATGAGGCTTTAGGAATTAGCTCAAACGAAGAAGACGAATTTAGAGCCAAGTAA
- a CDS encoding class I SAM-dependent methyltransferase, translating into MGLFKSILNTVPRPLLIKASYFVKPFIAFYLKGSNFTDPIDGKSFRKFLPYGYGNQRENALSPSTLSLERHRLLWLFLKEDTDFFKPANNQELSFNLRGPSDKAKLRVLHMAPEQCFLKRFKQQKNIDYTTADLYSPIADVKADICDLPFEENSFDVVFCNHVLEHISDDTKAMQELYRVLKPGGLGIFQIPQDLSRTVTFEDDSITDPKERAKLFGQYDHVRVYGRDYFDKLRKVGFVVNELDYTKKIAPELVKRFCLTPGEILPVCSKG; encoded by the coding sequence TTGGGACTTTTTAAAAGCATACTCAATACCGTTCCAAGGCCTTTGCTTATTAAAGCAAGTTATTTTGTAAAACCTTTTATTGCATTCTATTTAAAAGGATCAAATTTTACAGACCCAATCGATGGTAAAAGTTTTCGCAAATTTTTGCCTTACGGATATGGAAACCAACGAGAAAATGCTTTATCTCCAAGCACACTTTCACTTGAAAGACACCGATTGCTATGGTTGTTTCTTAAAGAGGATACTGATTTCTTTAAACCAGCAAACAACCAAGAACTATCTTTTAATTTAAGGGGGCCTTCTGACAAGGCAAAATTGCGTGTTTTGCATATGGCTCCAGAACAATGTTTTTTAAAGCGTTTTAAGCAGCAAAAAAACATTGATTATACCACTGCAGATTTATACTCACCCATAGCAGATGTCAAAGCAGACATTTGTGATCTTCCCTTTGAAGAAAATTCTTTTGATGTGGTTTTTTGCAATCATGTTTTAGAACATATTTCAGATGACACCAAAGCGATGCAAGAATTGTATCGAGTTTTAAAACCCGGAGGTTTAGGTATTTTTCAAATACCTCAAGACTTAAGCAGAACTGTTACTTTTGAAGACGATTCAATTACTGACCCTAAAGAACGAGCAAAACTGTTTGGTCAATACGATCATGTTCGAGTGTATGGCCGTGATTATTTTGACAAATTACGCAAAGTTGGTTTTGTTGTTAATGAGCTTGATTATACAAAAAAAATCGCTCCAGAATTGGTAAAGCGATTTTGTTTAACTCCAGGAGAAATACTCCCTGTATGTTCAAAAGGATAA